One Artemia franciscana chromosome 6, ASM3288406v1, whole genome shotgun sequence DNA window includes the following coding sequences:
- the LOC136028252 gene encoding divergent protein kinase domain 1C-like, with amino-acid sequence MVLRWRKKRVLFIIAVCSIAWICLRFQSLYCSERKGMEILRVLCSEYQKNRTSGNMCEIICKDDIHLTCNGFHGGKSVVLKAKTGSNIFIIKSSSSSLHDVEAWNPDFDQYDLLATLEAKLRIDFPDSSTERIFDYFHAYDLTSPVIRNDLWNLANDHEFVLSLMLETLELFPRILGHCGTLFAVEYVDTLNNFKYNNSSIVIAKKIAEFLIHVRDDTEKLYLCDVKPSHFGESVNGIWKYVDLDAVLSYDILARNIKLRSSCTTDLDCSYFDCVFLCNKNTKQCGKSMVTSNVQIICKNIFIGGFWLGRGLLEMHKSTLIRDTLLQCINDSAFTEEDLINALSAIEG; translated from the exons ATGGTACTCAGGTGGCGAAAGAAACGAGTATTATTCATCATTGCAGTCTGTTCCATTGCTTGGATATGCTTAAGATTTCAGTCGCTATACTGTAGTGAAAGGAAAGGAATGGAAATTTTGCGTGTCTTG tgttCAGAATATCAGAAAAACCGCACATCTGGAAACATGTGTGAAATAATTTGCAAAGATGATATACATTTAACCTGCAATGGCTTTCATGGTGGTAAATCAGTAGTACTAAAAGCCAAAACAGgctcaaatatttttatcataaaatcatcttcttcttctctacATGATGTTGAAGCTTGGAATCCTGATTTTGATCAATATGATCTACTTGCTACTCTGGAAGCAAAATTGAGGATTGATTTTCCAGATAGCTCTACAGAAcgaatatttgattattttcacGCATATGATCTGACTTCTCCTGTGATACGTAACGATCTGTGGAATCTAGCTAATGATCATGAATTTGTTTTGTCGTTAATGCTTGAAACATTAGAATTATTTCCGCGTATATTAGGTCATTGTGGAACCCTTTTTGCTGTAGAATATGTAGATACgctcaataatttcaaatataataattctaGTATAGTAATAGCTAAGAAAATTGCGGAATTTTTGATACACGTTAGAGATGATACTGAAAAACTGTATTTGTGCGATGTAAAACCTAGTCATTTTGGGGAATCCGTAAATGGAATATGGAAATATGTTGATCTAGATGCAGTCCTGTCCTATGACATATTAGCCCGAAATATAAAACTTCGCTCAAGCTGTACTACAGATTTAGATTGCAGTTATTTTGACTGTGtttttttatgcaataaaaatacaaagcaGTGTGGTAAGAGCATGGTTACCTCAAATGTAcaaattatttgtaaaaatatttttattggcgGTTTTTGGTTGGGGCGAGGTTTGCTGGAAATGCATAAATCCACGCTAATAAGAGATACATTATTGCAATGCATAAATGATAGTGCTTTTACTGAAGAAGATCTCATTAATGCTTTAAGTGCGATTGAAGGTTGA